From one Numenius arquata unplaced genomic scaffold, bNumArq3.hap1.1 HAP1_SCAFFOLD_881, whole genome shotgun sequence genomic stretch:
- the LOC141477918 gene encoding ciliary microtubule associated protein 1A-like: MATAEQGCGATNDTNGPWVGTWRPHRPRGPVLAQFTSPGPKYGILGTTGHLAHNPTKTKAPAYSIPLAKLPPVTSCSPGPRYFVPPEITRNGKYVSPAQHICGLPRIKTEITPGPSDYATEKANRQIFKRPPEQPMAFRHKEAQSQTPGPGTYTLPRLVGPNTTYTTASPCYSMVGKGKRGGFAEDLARTPGPAAFPKVEVDVYKTKSPTYSMASKAGAGGDRTVKPGPADYRVGRVTLIKPEAPASTFGLRHSLYTAPLIPPPV, from the exons GCTGTGGAGCCACCAACGACACGAACGGACCCTGGGTGGGCACCTGGAGACCCCACCGCCCGCGCGGTCCCGTCCTGGCCCAGTTCACCAGCCCGGGACCCAAGTACGGCATCCTTGGGACAACAG GGCACCTGGCTCACAatcccaccaaaaccaaagcGCCCGCCTATAGCATCCCACTGGCCAAACTGCCACCGGTCACCAGCTGCTCTCCGGGTCCCCGCTACTTCGTGCCACCCGAGATCACCAGGAACGGGAAGTACGTCTCTCCCGCACAGCACATCTGCGGGCTCCCCAGGATAAAGACGGAGATCACCCCTGGGCCCA gcGACTACGCCACCGAGAAGGCCAACAGGCAGATCTTCAAGCGCCCGCCGGAGCAGCCCATGGCTTTCCGGCACAAGGAGGCACAAAGCCAGACGCCAG GTCCGGGCACCTAcaccctgcccaggctggtgGGGCCCAACACCACCTACACCACCGCCAGCCCCTGCTACTCCATGGTGGGCAAGGGGAAGCGCGGCGGCTTCGCCGAGGACCTCGCCAGG ACGCCCGGGCCGGCCGCCTTCCCCAAAGTGGAAGTGGACGTCTACAAGACAAAGTCCCCCACCTACAGCATGGCCAGCAAAGCGGGAGCGGGAGGCGACCGCACGGTGAAGCCGGGGCCAGCAGACTACCGTGTGGGGAGG gtGACGCTGATCAAGCCCGAGGCCCCCGCTTCCACCTTCGGGCTCCGGCATTCCCTCTACACGGCTCCTCTGATCCCGCCTCCCGTCTGA